The sequence CTATAGACGTGCACACCATACCCAGGGACCTATAGACGTGCGTGCAGATGCACACCATACCCAGGGACCTATAGACGTGCACACCATACCCAGGGACCTATAGACGTGCACACCATACCCAGGGACCTATAGACGTGCGTGCAGATGCACACTATACCCAGGGACCTATAGACATGCACACCATACCCAGGGCCCTATAGACGTGCACACCATACCCAGGGACCTATAGACGTGCACACCATACCCAGGGACCTATAGACATGCACACCATACCCAGGGACATATAGACGTGCACACCATACCCAGGGACCTATAGACGTGTGTGCAGATGCACACCATACCCAGGGACCTATAGACATGCACACCATACCCAGGGACCTATAGACGTGCACACCATACCCAGGGACCTATAGACGTGCACACCATACCCAGGGCCCTATAGACGTGCACACCATACCCAGGGCCCTATAGACGTGCACACCATACCCAGGGACCTATAGACGTGCACACCATACCCAGGGACCTATAGACGTGCACACCATACCCAGGGACCTATAGACGTGCGTGCAGATGCACACTATACCCAGGGACCTATAGACGTGCACACCATACCCAGGGACCTATAGACGTGCACACCATACCCAGGGACCTATAGACGTGCACACCATACCCAGGGACCTATAGACGTGCGTGCAGATGCACACCATACCCAGGGACCTATAGACGTGCAGATACAACGACAAACACTACTGCTATCAGCACCCCTACTTGCCTGCCCATATCCCCGTGCTAAAGGTACACAACGCACACCTTGCCTGCCCATATCCCCGTGCTAAAGGTACACAACGCACACCTTGCCTGCCCATATCCCCGTGCTAAAGGTACACAACGCACACCTTGCCTGCCCATATCCCCGTGCTAAAGGTACACAACGCACACCTTGCCTGCCCATATCCCCGTGCTAAAGGTACACAACGCACACCTTGCCTGCCCATTCCCCCGTGCTAAAGGTACACAACGCACACCTTGCCTGCCCATTCCCCCGTGCTAAAGGTACACAACGCACACCTTGTCTGCTCATTCCCCCGTGCTAAAGGTACACAACGCACACCTTGCCTGCCCATACACAACGCACACCTTGCCTGCTCATTCCCCAGTGGTAAAGGTACACAACGCACACCTTGCACTGTGCTGCGGTGCTGAACTGACCACGGAATCACACCTTATATCTGCTGCCACAGCAGGTCGGCACATAAATCAACTTCTGAACAAAGAGCAAACGTGAGAGCAGATAACTGCCGCAGGTCCTAAGAAGCAGACAGACCCCCAAAGTAACACTTATGATGTATATGTTTACAAGTTTGCAGGTAAACTCCCCAAATGACCCCATATTTATCAAAATTGACTATATCTCTCCAAGGAACAAATGACCGCTATTACCGCCACATTACAAATGAAACCAGACATGGCAAGATACCTTCAGAGGTTCagaatgaccccccccccccttttagcTTTTGTTATGTTACCAAAACATTAAATCTAACCTGCATATGAACAGATACATTATTCATCGCATGAATTACCCTCAGACAGAGTTCATGATGATGCAGTTGATGTACTTCATTGCCTTCGCCCTATATGTCAAGctcagagtgtgtgcgtgccttcATACTGTGGCCTAGTCTGGCACAAGTCCAACATGAGTGGACTTGAAATCAGAGGAGGAAGTGCCAGGAATGATGAGCTGGAGGTGAGAGGAATGACTATTAGTTCGTCTCGCTGCCATTCTTTCTCAAGATAAAACTGCTTTGTTTTTACCGAACTCGCTGGCACACGATTCTGATTTAAGTTGGCGCTTGCGGAATTCAATAGTAATTttagagaacaggagagaattGATTCCTCTGATGCTGTGGCAGCGTGTGTGTCTTGCCCAGCTCTGGTCAGAGCACCGCTGTGCTGTCCGACATGGAACAACAGGACTACGGGGAGAGAGCGTGAGAACTCTTTTCAAATCTATTGATCTTAATCAAGGGAGACGTTTGGAGAACAGGACCACTATTAAAATGGGGAAGATCGCTCCCTGATCTCGGCAGTGGGGGGAAGCTTGAATAATGGACTGACCTAATGGGAATGTCTTGAGCGTGGTTCCCATACCCAAGGGTAGATGTACCAGCACTATTAAATATTCAACACCCTCTCTGTTGATTACTGAGGAATTTGTCGACTCTTCATATTCATTAGCCTGAATAGCCAGGAATATGTTGAGTTTATCTTTTGGCCATTGAATATGTGCCTAAGAGTAAGTTAATTAATCACATCAACCATCCACATTTTTGATTGACACATGCAGGGTGCCACAGGTAAAACCAGATTGTAGACTATCTGGTAGTCTACAAAACCGGATTGTAGACTAGCCTACCAGATTGTAGATAACAGGAAGTTAACATGCAAATCAGGCCTTCGATATCCCGTACATCTGAGAGTCACAATGGGTGTCAAATTAAGTTTTACATTTGTTCAATCAGACTCGATAATAACGGAGAGCGAAAAGAACTCAGGAGCTGATGCTGAACCCTTGCGCTGTCCACGGTCCTGAAGGAGCACGATGGTTACTGCCTGGATAGAGTCCGACAATGTGTCGAGGTAGAAATGCATATAAATTATCGTTTCAGGGCATTGTACAACGTTTTGAGCTACTGGTGCACAGGTGTACTCTACTTTATGTAGACGAGACATTTTTTCTCCTAATATCTTGCTATAATGAAGTGTTTACCACCTGATGAATATTTTCACAAAGAACACGAAATCATTTGATCAAGCACTTGTATGCCGGTCTCCTCCATTATGCAAGCATTTATAATACTATATACATATGATATGATTGAAGAGATAATCTAACAGTATTAGCAATAATGGCAACACCTCCACCCCATGTTTGGTAAGAAATACAACTGCATGACATCATCCTTAAATCGACGCACTTACCAGCACAACAGCGCATAGGCTGTGAAACGCCATTCGTTCTACCTGATTCTAAACATAACGATTTCGTTTAAAGGCGGAAATGGTGAGTTTTACCTGGGAGATTTTCAGTGACAGACGCTTTCTTTCCCCAGTCTCGCCGCGCAGTCTGGAGCCGTCTCCTTGACTGATCGTCCTGCGAACACGAGCAAAGTTGCAAGGGTTTATAAGCTCGGAGTCACAGTAAGCAGGCACACTTCTGTCATCTAGAACAGCGTTCCCCCCAAACACTATAACGAAATCCGCGATTTTTGGTTACAGGAATCGACTAAACGCATCAGTCGTTTACCGATACAGAGGCGTGAGCGATGCGGTACATCCCTTGCAGCCACATGTCATAGGCTACGCgtgaaacgcacacacatgcacagactcaGACGCCGAAGTTCACTCATGCATGCGCAAATTAACAAGATTATAGCATGACAAGACGATTCACACCGAAAACTGCCCGTCCTCAGCATGTCTGGATATTGCCGATGGTCAAGCGCCAGCTAGGAACAGTTTGGAATGAAGCGCCTCGACAGTCGGGCTCCGAGTTGGGAAGTGCTCTCTCAGCCAATGGGATGTTTGGGTCGTGCATGATTTATATCGCGTGTAGCGAGCACTGGGAGTCATTTAGTTCAGCAATCAGCATCAATCACACGGGACCTGTTCCCACTCGCTGCAGTGAGACTGTGTAGGACTGGGCAGCATGCGAAGGTGCAGGTTTTACAGCGGCGCGTTTCACAGTCAGGCTTTAGAGAGATTGATGTCGGGCTCTTTGACAGGCTCGCATTTACCTTACAACACACATGAGCACGAACAGGTGTGTTCAAAGCAAAGGTAGATAAAACAAAAATGACCAGCTTATCTAGGGTGAACTGGAGTTGCTCTATAAAGCCTACGAGCATACTGGACAGATATAATTAAATTGAGGCGTGTCTCATGAACCACAGCTATGTTGTTCATGACGTGAATCTGATCTCTCGTTTCACCAGAGTAGCCTGTGCTCACATCATGTTCTAAGTATGCACTAGGTATGATGCTGTCAGGCTCAGTCGAGCTAGCCCTACAATTACTCTTCGCTAGGAGGCGTAAAAGCGTTGCAATTTCATTCCATTCTGCTATCGAACACATTTGAGTAAATATGTGTCACTGTCAAACAATACGTCATGTATAAAACAAACTCAGGGTAGGCCTATAACGTGTTAAATCCATTAGACCGAAGCACTGATCTCCGGAGGGAAGGCTGACCAGAAAATATGTTTCACCTTGAGTTCTAGAAGGGACTTGTCTGTTGGAGACTAGATCCAAGCTATGTCGTGGAAGTTTCCAATGCAAACCTATATGGACAGCTACGTAATCGGCATACACCCTCCCCACTACTGTTCGGTGACAAGGACGTATAAAAGATTTTATCTACCCGTGACTTATAGTGTTGTCTTCATACTGGGACTAACTCTGAATGGGTTACTACTCTGGCTGGTGTGCAGTCGCACACGCAGGTGGAGCTGCTCGGTGGTCTACATGGCCAACCTGGCAGTGGCGGACCTGCTCTACGTGCTGGCGCTGCCCCTGCTCATCATCAGCTATGGCATGGACGACCTCTGGCCGTTTGGGGACATAATTTGCAAGGCCGTGCGGTTCTTTTTCTACACCAACCTTCACTGTGGAATGATGTTCCTGATGTGCATCAGCGTCCATCGGCTCTTGGGTGTATGCTATCCCATTAAGGCCATGCGCTACCGCACTAAGAGGCTTGCTGTCATCGCCTCAAGCATGATCTGGATATTGGTGACCGCAGAAGTTTTGCCGACATTAGTTTTCGCCCACACCGGCTTCATCAACAATATGACGGTCTGTTTCGACATGACCAGTCCAGGAAAATTCAAGCAGTATTTCCCCTACGGTTTGTTTCTGGCTATAGTAGGGTTTATAATTCCTTTTCTGGTCATCCTCATTAGTAACTGTTCAATGGTGAGAGTTTTATCCAAACAGCAAAGCGACGGTTGCTCAAATGGCACAGCGATGCGCAACAAGTCTATTCGCACCTTGCTCGTTGTGTCTCTAATCTTCGTTGTGTGTTTCGGGCCGTATCATATCACAAGGACCCTTTACTTGTTCGTGCGAGTTTACATGGCCAGCAATTGTAAAGTTCTCAACGTGGTTATGTTCAGCTATAAGATATGGAGGCCCATCGTAAGTGTACACTGCTGCATCAACCCCATACTCTACTTCATTGGCTCCAACAGAAAACGCAAGCTTTTCTGGACTGTTTTATTCCGAAAGCGAGTGCATCCTACTGTATGCACAGTGCAAGCTCAAGAGCAGGCCGAGAAAAATGAAACCGGAGCATCTGGTAGTGGGAAGAGTGGATGAATTTCCTGGACACTCACAGATAGAAACTCAACAAAACTGGGTTGTACGGGACATCTTTCGTAATTACAcctttctgattttttttagttCACTCTCTCCGTCCTCATGCGGATGCATATTTAttgttaagtgtttttgattgaaGAAGCATAATTAATTGATCAATATGTGGCTCAAATCCAAAAACTAAAACTGTGTGACATGATGGATATAGTATACACTCCTTGAGGACCTACACAATTGCAGAAcgattttacattttatttcattCTTTGTGGTGTTGTTCAAAGCATTGTTGGATGATGCTAATGATGGATGATTAAAGAAAAAGGTAAAACAAATGAGAAAATGCCACTATCCTCCTTTTTATTATCTTtattaaattagattaaattagattctattaaactttattgtcatttagcagagtaggcctacaggtacagagccaattaaatgcagttgacatccaaccagaagtgcaaagaagcattGAATACCAAAGTGCAGGTTGAGTACAGTATTCTGTGCAGTTATGTACGATAGAGATTCAATATGTACAACAGTGTATTTAAATAAATTCAggttttccagatgacatgtCTACAGTGACAGATAAGGAGTATAGAGGGTTATGTACAGAGAGTATAGACatattttatatatgtataggcaatatactgtatacagtatcctccagaattattggcacctctgagtctgctaaagttgactaaaatccGATATAAAAAATctaaaaaataggaaaaatccaaccttgaaggaaaGCAATCTTGAAGATTGAAGAAAGTGCAAAAGcactttttctctcttgaatttccccttgaggatcaataaagtatctatctatctatctatctatctatctatctatctatctatctatctatctctatcaattttattttgagaaaaaagaaaatctcataaagaaataaatatttttaacaaaaacacgttgctcacaattattggcacccgacccctgcttgtaataccttcttaagcctccctttgccaataaaacaacttgtaatattctcctgtgacaccccataaagttggtGAATATAGGGATTTAAGACCGTTCATCTtcacaaaatctccccagatcatCCAAATTCCTGATCTGgacgtttgttttggttcattgacctgatgaatgatccaatcatgactaACTTTTAGTGTCtaggcagagattgacagatttcctttggaaatgttcaggtttttcttggtgttcatgataccatgcacattaattaggttcccaaggcctttgcgaataaaaacagccccacaatagcgcagcccctccaccataattctcattaggcatggggttcttttcagtataggcATTCTTCTATGTACGCCAAAAACACCAAGTGTTTCTAGCCAAAGCgtgcaattttcatttcatctgacaatagaccacacctTCAGACAAAatcactgtaccattcagtaactcctgctgtttacattggtaattaaatgactggacaggcttttacctggcatgccctctaaataatctagtgaggtcacttttgaagattttttgggggacttgACCCCAAGATGGTACCTTTATCTGGaactctccaacagtggttcttatggatattttctcaccatctcaccatcCTCTATATGGCGGATAACCAttggtctttgtccaagcatgtttgtcacatttataGACGTAACCTTTTAATCAttattttaactgtaaatataggcattttcaacaaagtagtTACAAATGTCTTACTTACAAATTGTCAACACACTTTCATTAAGCCCTGAAGAAGGTCGGAAGCTACCGAAATGCGTCGGCAGGTCCAAAGTAAAATAAAGGACTTTTATTAATATACAGAGTGCCTCggatctcttctctccttttttgaCATGCATTCCTTTTGATCCTGATGAGCACCTGATTCTGGAATTGAACTGATGCAATCGCGCACAGTGCTATCTAGCATTAGGCCGCACAGCATTCTGAGCAGCGCACAGTAGGGCGGTCCTTATCAAGTccatttttttttgcaaaatgtTAGTGTCTTAACCTCTTAAACTGTTCCTTTTAACTTCAAAATTATGAAGATATGCAAAAATTTtgacaaataaaatatatttagagGTAGCTCAATCATGTGGAAGATTGCCTATGTTAAGCTGTGCTGCGTTATTGTGATATGCAAGTAATATTAAAAGTTGCTGCAAATGAACTGCATTTTATTGAAATCAGAGCAACACTGACAtgacaacaatgacaacaatctcaaaaaaaaTCGCTCTGTCAGTGATCTTCCATTATAATAGATGGCAGATTTGATTAATTCTGGTATGgtggaaccaatcaaataaACTTCACTTCTTGTTTTCGCCATGATTTTGCTCTTGGtacacaacacaactgcaagcaAAGCTGAGCAAGGAATGGTGAAGGTGCCTTTTCCTCATACAGTTTTGTGGCATATATTTGGGGTTCCGTGGATAAAATTGTTTGAATGTTTTAATGAAGACCAAAACATGTGCTCTAAACCCAAACAATAACCAAGGTGATCATCAATAGAAATATGTATTGATTCCACCAGGAAAGGTAAATCTGCTAAACCGGGTCATGGATGGATTAATTTAGATTTAGTTTCTACAATAAGTAAACTGAGATATGTATCTCAAATATGTATCTAAAATAATATATGTATAGTGTTAATATATAGTGCATTAGATTATTTTATGGGGATTGTTTTGGAATTTTACTAGCCAGTTACAATACCAATTCAAATAATCTGTTTTTATGAAAATCATCAAACAGAAAATCATCTCAAAGTTTAAAGCTATTGAGCTACCAGTAATTATTATGTTACTGCCATAAAAATTGGCCTGCTGTATTTTCTTATATAAAGGAACAATTTCAAGGGTTAAGAGCATGACAATTGGAGACTTTAAAAATAAGGACCACCCTAGCGCACAGTACTATCTAGCATTCGGCCGCACAGTGCTATCTAGCATGCGGCCGCGCAGTGCTATCTAGCATTCGGCCGCGCAGTGCTATCTAGCATTCGGCCGCACAGTGCTATCTAGCATTCGGCCTCACAGCATTCTGTGTGCTGGAGCCCCGGAGCAGTCTGTTGACATGAGACCCAGTGAGCCCATACGGCCTGAGGggatgagtgacacacacacacacacacacacacacacacagtgagcccATACGGCCTGAGGgaatgagtgacacacacacacacacacagtgagcccATACGGCCTGAGGggatgagtgacacacacacacacacacagtgacccagTGAGCCCATACGGCCTGAGGggatgagtgacacacacacacacacacagtgacccagTGAGCCCATACGGCCTGAGGggatgagtgacacacacacacacacagtgacccagTGAGCCCATACGGCCTGAGGggatgagtgacacacacacacacacacacacagtgacccagTGAGCCCATACGGCCTGAGGggatgagtgacacacacacacacacacagtgacccagTGAGCCCATACGGCCTGAGGggatgagtgacacacacacacacacacagtgacccagTGAGCCCATACGGCCTGAGGggatgagtgacacacacacacacacccagtgagCCCATACGGCCTGAGGggatgagtgacacacacacacacacacagtgagcccATACGGCCTGAGGggatgagtgacacacacacacacacacagtgacccagTGAGCCCATACGGCCTGAGGggatgagtgacacacacacacacacacagtgacccagTGAGCCCATACGGCCTGAGGggatgagtgacacacacacacacacacacacagtgacccagTGAGCCCATACGGCCTGAGGggatgagtgacacacacacacacacacacacacagtgacccagTGAGCCCATACGGCCTGAGGggatgagtgacacacacacacacacagtgacccagTGAGCCCATACGGCCTGAGGggatgagtgacacacacacacacacagtgacccagTGAGCCCATACGGCCTGAGGggatgagtgacacacacacacacacacacagtgacccagTGAGCCCATACGGCCTGAGGggatgagtgacacacacacacacacagtgacccagTGAGCCCATACGGCCTGAGGggatgagtgacacacacacacacacacacacagtgacccagTGAGCCCATACGGCCTGAGGggatgagtgacacacacacacacacacagtgacccagTGAGCCCATACGGCCTGAGGggatgagtgacacacacacacacacacagtgacccagTGAGCCCATACGGCCTGAGGggatgagtgacacacacacacacacacagtgacccagTGAGCCCATACGGCCTGAGGggatgagtgacacacacacacacacagtgacccagTGAGCCCATACGGCCTGAGGggatgagtgacacacacacacacacagtgacccagTGAGCCCATACGGCCTGAGGggatgagtgacacacacacacacacacagtgacccagTGAGCCCATACGGCCTGAGGggatgagtgacacacacacacacacacagtgacccagTGAGCCCATACGGCCTGAGGggatgagtgacacacacacacacacacacacacagtgacccagTGAGCCCATACGGCCTGAGGggatgagtgacacacacacacacacagtgacccagTGAGCCCATACGGCCTGAGGggatgagtgacacacacacacacacacacacacagtgacccagTGAGCCCATACGGCCTGAGGggatgagtgacacacacacacacacacacagtgacccagTGAGCCCATACGGCCTGAGGggatgagtgacacacacacacacacagtgacccagTGAGCCCATACGGCCTGAGGggatgagtgacacacacacacacacacacacacagtgacccagTGAGCCCATACGGCCTGAGGggatgagtgacacacacacacacacacagtgacccagTGAGCCCATACGGCCTGAGGggatgagt is a genomic window of Alosa sapidissima isolate fAloSap1 chromosome 15, fAloSap1.pri, whole genome shotgun sequence containing:
- the LOC121684450 gene encoding P2Y purinoceptor 6-like; amino-acid sequence: MSWKFPMQTYMDSYVIGIHPPHYCSVTRTYKRFYLPVTYSVVFILGLTLNGLLLWLVCSRTRRWSCSVVYMANLAVADLLYVLALPLLIISYGMDDLWPFGDIICKAVRFFFYTNLHCGMMFLMCISVHRLLGVCYPIKAMRYRTKRLAVIASSMIWILVTAEVLPTLVFAHTGFINNMTVCFDMTSPGKFKQYFPYGLFLAIVGFIIPFLVILISNCSMVRVLSKQQSDGCSNGTAMRNKSIRTLLVVSLIFVVCFGPYHITRTLYLFVRVYMASNCKVLNVVMFSYKIWRPIVSVHCCINPILYFIGSNRKRKLFWTVLFRKRVHPTVCTVQAQEQAEKNETGASGSGKSG